From Mytilus galloprovincialis chromosome 9, xbMytGall1.hap1.1, whole genome shotgun sequence, the proteins below share one genomic window:
- the LOC143046563 gene encoding uncharacterized protein LOC143046563 gives MEVGKRKPNWSESELLALSATVNANINVIRGQFGPSLTVHDKTKTWAQVAERKWKDVKSVTKKKEATRVTASRVTGGGPPQTMEGSENTLLAMNQYVFLMNGIVPFGTVMQKIPGR, from the exons aTGGAAGTAGGAAAAAGGAAGCCTAACTGGTCAGAGAGTGAGCTGCTTGCACTCTCTGCCACAGTAAACGCCAATATAAATGTAATTAGAGGACAGTTCGGGCCTAGCCTGACTGTCCACGACAAAACCAAGACATGGGCACAGGTTGCCGAAAG aaaatggaaggaTGTAAAAAGTGTCACCAAAAAAAAAGAGGCTACCAGAGTAACAGCATCAAGAGTTACTGGAGGGGGTCCACCTCAA aCAATGGAAGGAAGCGAAAATACACTATTAGCA ATGAACCAGTACGTATTCCTGATGAATGGAATAGTACCATTCGGAACTGTAATGCAGAAAATTCCTGGGAGATGA